DNA sequence from the Butyricimonas faecalis genome:
TGCAATGGCCACCAACTCGCAAAACTCCAGCAACTTCCCCGTCGGAGAATAAAACTCCCCGAGAGCCTCGAAACCAATCAACAGCTCCATCACCTTCGTCTGCACATTCTCTGTCTGCCAGTACACCAACACCTTCTTCTCCTCATTTTTCTGAAACCTCACCGGATTATCCTTCCTCTCGTGAAAAAGCAACCATTCATCCTCAATCACTTGTAACCCTTGCCCGATAAAGCATAACCGACATGCCCCTTTTTTCCCCCACTCCATCGCGGTCCTTATACATCTCCGATAAAGCCCGCAATCGAGTTTTCGTGTAATTCAGCACACGACACGTCAACAAATAATCATCTCCCGAGTCGCATAATCTCGCAACCTCTTCAACAAATTTTCCCAATTCATTCTCCAAAACTTCTTTCGTGATTTCCTCAAATGATTCTCCCGCTAATAAGGCAAAAAACCTTGTTTCCAATAATTCTACCATAATCTTAAAATTAAAAATAAATAAAAATTCCCGGGCGTCATTACCCGGGAAATATCCTTAATTTTAAAATCAAGTTCAGGAAATCACATCAAAATACCCTTTCAATCCTTCAATCGTAAATCATAAATCGCAAATCACTTTCACCACTCTTTCTATATCTTGATCCGTCAACATCGGTCCCGATGGCAAGCACAACCCGATCTCGAACAATCGTTCACTGGTCCCGTTCCCGTAAAAAGGAGCCTCCTTAAACACGGGTTGCAAATGCATCGGCTTCCACAACGGGCGACTCTCTATGTTATCCCCATCCAATGCCAACCTCACGTCCTCCCTCGTGAAACCCGCCTCTTCCGGATCCACCGTGATGCACGTCAACCAGTAATTCGAGTTAAAATCCCCTCCTTCCGGCTGGCACATCACCTTCACCCCCTTCACCCCGTCCAGCAACTTCACGTACAAATCATGAATCTCCCTCCTGCGGGCAACGTGCTCCTCCAACACGAACATCTGGCCCCTCCCGATCCCCGCGCATATATTACTCATCCGGTAATTATAACCGATTTTCTCGTGCTGGTAATGCGGGGCTTGCTCCCTCGCCTGCGTGGCGTAAAACAACGCCCGTTTTGCTCGTTCCTCGCTCGGGCAAACCAACGCCCCACCACCGGACGTCGTGATAATCTTGTTCCCGTTAAACGACAACGCCGCGTACACCCCGAACGTCCCGCACTTCCTCCCCTTGTACTCTGACCCCAACGCCTCTGCCGAATCCTCTAGCACGGGAATGTTATAACGACCGGCAACCTCTAAAATCTCGTCCAACTTCCCGGGCATCCCGTACAAATGCACCGGGATAAT
Encoded proteins:
- a CDS encoding DegT/DnrJ/EryC1/StrS family aminotransferase; translation: MKNRIWLSLAHMGGREQEFIQEAFDTNWVVPLGPNVNAFEKALRDFLIGNGKLKVENEGKQVVALSAGTAALHLGLILLGVGEGDEVICQSFTFSASANPIAYQGATPVFVDSEEDTWNMDPVLLEEAIKDRLEKTGRLPKAIIPVHLYGMPGKLDEILEVAGRYNIPVLEDSAEALGSEYKGRKCGTFGVYAALSFNGNKIITTSGGGALVCPSEERAKRALFYATQAREQAPHYQHEKIGYNYRMSNICAGIGRGQMFVLEEHVARRREIHDLYVKLLDGVKGVKVMCQPEGGDFNSNYWLTCITVDPEEAGFTREDVRLALDGDNIESRPLWKPMHLQPVFKEAPFYGNGTSERLFEIGLCLPSGPMLTDQDIERVVKVICDL